The genomic stretch AGTGGCAGCATTCTCCGTTTTTgtatgttatattaaaattatctaaataaaaCAGAGTAATTTAGTGTAGTTGtctaattgaaatatttattggtATGAgtctatatcgacgcttgaaaggcaaacgtgactaagcgacaatgcgtgaactttacagtagactaatttaaagttaaaattaatttaaaatatacctgagaaatacctgaaaaaaattatattttaacaaatgtagctgtaggattgaaatgattttaatagacctagaaatatatttttttgcgcatcgaatatggttattgcctatcatttatgtacaaagcagttattgtcgcttagtcacgtttgcctttcaagcgtcgatatggatATTTGTGTTAATAAGTCACAAAGGAAATATCTTAggtaacaaatagataaaaatcatatttaacttaacaaacaaaaagttCCGATTCTTGAATTTATTGTGtgtgttaataaaaatatatgaaacgaAATAAGTATTACATCAACTATTACAGTTTGACTAAAGCgacaaatatgtattttattattaaacaggaccactatattttaattacaaaaaaaataacacaatttttGAAGACCAAGCAGTAAGAATTGATGAATTGCCTGTATGATCTTTGCTTTggtattaaaataatgaaacaaaatgtTACAATCTATATCTTTGTTGTCACATATATATTAGTTATCATAAATACAaaaactagtggtaggacctcttgtgaatccgcgcaagtaggtaccactgccctgcctatttctgccgtgaagcagtaatgcgtttcggtttgaagggtggggcagttgttgtaactatacttgagaccttagaacttatatctcaaagtgggtggcgcatttacgttgtagatgtctataggctctagtaaccacttagcacaggtggactgtgagcttatccacccatctaagcaataaaaaaaaagattttaatttatacagGACATACCatattgaaacaaaattatgataattaattttcacattaagatcaatgttttaatattaaattaaattttgcagTGAACTTGCCAAGGTAAAACCGTCCTTCCATGTTTATAGACAATGCCTTAACAAAAGACGCCAAAATCGAATTATTTTTGTTCGAATGTGTACGATCACCTATTGCTTTGTGTTGAGCAATTAACTTGGTGTCCAAGTTAAGAAAGATTTCTAAAAATGTTCATATCATTGATTTGTCTAAGCACATATTAACGTAGTAAATTTTCTGTTGCATATTCATGTATAATAGTTTTTGGTAATTAAAACCTAGTagctatgtataaaaataaatctcaattaattttgtatttgttattataCAAATAGTAATAGCTAATGTTGGTACTTTGTAGTTATgtgttgattttaatattataattgaacCTCGAATTTCCACTAGGATAGTCAAAGTTACGTACGCTAAGGTAGAGATGCGTTTTAAGTAActaaattattttagaaaaatagaaaattttaaaaaattataatttaaattctcaTTGAGAGTTTCTTTTATGAATTTAACTAAAAAGTAATTAAGTGGAGCATTACCTACCTCTTATAAGACTCAAATTACCCAAGTGCCTACATTTACTGTAGCTTATCCAATTTTTAACTTTACTCGTAAAATATACCCTGTGTCTCTCATTTTGTATTGCCCGAGAAGTGCATGCTTTCGGTACCTAGTTAAACATTGATACGTcatattatgattgtgtttaaaaaaaattcgtaaaCAGCCTTAAAGGGAGTTTAGCTCCGaagtatatatttgtttatgttgaaaaatattaataaagtaggTACCTAAAAGTTTTTCAAAGATCAACTCAAATGTCACATCCAAATGTTCTCAAACTCAAATGTTCTCATAAATGTGTAGTTGAAAATTCGTATTATTCTTATTCTACTAAGTGAGGTCAGATCAAACCTTTTTATCTCATAATTGACCGCCAGTCGCCATTTGTTTATTATTGGTTaggtttttgttattgattttgaAGGCAAATGGGCATGCGGACCCCTGATGGTAAATGGTGTTATGGACTTCATTGCCAgtggcacagccaagccgctgcccaacGCCCGTGATGAAGTAAGACAATACAACATTGTAGGTAGTTACCGAAACCTACCGACCTGTTGAAGTCAAACTGTCTGGTGGTCGAGAGGCTGCCATAAAAGGGAGGGGGTTAGGTATTGCAGAATTTTTAACAATTACGATTTTTCATCTTAAACAAACATTCTTCCctacaatctatatatttattaaaggaTATATGAGTATATTTTAAGTGATCCAATGAAACCTATGTAGCTAATTTACACGTAATTTTGTGTCACGTATAGAATGTGTCTTACTGTAGCACATAATTAAAGCAGCAATTGTTTATGTagttttaatatcaaataaataatatcaattgACTTGTGCACATTTCAATCATGGAACCTGAAACTAGACACAAACTGACGTTTTGAATGTTTAAAAACCATATAAGTTAAACACTTACAGACCATTAACAGTGGTGTTGCGTGTAACGTTTGTGTTCTAGGATGTTtgtcaactttaaaaaaatatatatatcggtaatcccgttctcacggatcgtttgatACCTCTTTAGCCCACGAAGGGATTTCGGTTTTCGGTGTCCTTATACCGAATGTTCTAAGGGCGTGTTTCGAAGAATTGTCTGAGATGGTctcgtcatctcgtttttatcatcatACTATCTGGAATCACTAGGTTTCCAGATTTTTTTTGCCTCGTACCATTCGATTTATGAATGAACTACCCTCCGCgcttatgacatgtccttcgtcGACTAGGTATGCGGAGAGTATTGGCGGAGAGTTAAGCAACAGCTTGGCTATGTCCTGGCATTGCTGCCTCTCATGAACAACAATGACCACTCACTATTAGttattactagccgtactcgctcgcttcgctgagcatttaaaattgacattattatttattatcattattagggagtccaacactcatataaatattagcctatccattatgcacatgtattttctacatggatatcaagtttcaagtcaatcggatgcatggttcagtagttataacggaacatccgtaaatccactgtagatttatataatagtatagatatagattaggtaggctcgtctggctacaaggAAAAATAAACAGGTATGGTCCTATTGCTGAAATAATGCATTTCTGCCTAGTCATAAACAGttgacatattttttaattgttttatcatCTTGGTTAGATAATTATATCCCTGAAGTAACGTAGAGTTTTcgttaaaaaagaaattgttgATAATTTACCCAACTATCAAATTAGTGTTCACTGAGTAATTggaggcagcgcaggaccggtctttgtggcgaggcttgggggaggcctatgtccagcagtggacgtccgtgggctgatagaatagaatagaatagagtaATTGTATCAGCAATGGCGAGCAACATGATCAAGCGCGGTTAGCGATGTTTTGCGCTAAATTTAGTGTTGGACCGATGACATTCTTTCTGTAGTCGATTAACAAATAAAGAAGTATTGAATGAGAGCCTTGATGCAAATGCTGTCATTCACCTTCACAGCTGTACTTTACAGCGGCTGTTTGGTCCCTTAAATCATTCGATTCAAAAGGTTTATGAAGTCAAGTAATCTAGAGGGTAGATTCAATTTAAACTACAAGAGTTATTGTTTCTAGGCAGTCGTGGACTTTCCGGTGTCCTCTGTCCTGGTAAAAGCGGATTCTCGAGTGGCGCTACGTCAGGACAATCAACTAGTAAAAAGTGAAATACATTTCgatttgtaaaaatataaacgCATCGACTTCGTATTGTATCTATTGTAATACCATAAATGTGATTGAAATAAAGTTCTCTAATACACCATCTCGGTTTATTTCTTAGAGTTTTTTGGTTTACTTTTTTTGATTGGTTATCGGGGAGTGAATGTGCTGacggtctacctggtgttaggtaGATACCGAGGCCCACAGACATCAagacgtgaatgccgccacctacctttttttattgcttagatgggtggacgagctcacagcccacctggtgtttgagcccatagacatctacaacgtaaatgcgccacccacattgagatataagttctaaggtctcagtatagttacaacggctgccccacccttcaaaccgaaacgaattactgcttcacggcagaaataggcagggtggtggtatctacccatgcggactcacaagaggtcctaccaccagtaattacgcaaattataatttttcgttccttcaccgtggaaatcaatcgtgaacatttgttaagtacgtatttcattagaaaaattggtacccgcctgcgggatccgaacaccgttgcaccgctaaatatgaatgcaccggacgtcttatcctttaggccacgacgaattcaccttgagacatgagttctagatCTCTGTTTTATAGTCTAatggctacctcacccttcgaacctgAGCGCGTTACTGCAGAAATGGACCAGTGTTATTATCcctttatcgtggaagtcaatcatgaacgtaagtttgtatttcattaaattttttacctgcctacgggatttgaacaccggcataatcctatcgctcgatacgagtataCTGgtagtcttatcctttaggccacggcgacttcttAACTAACTCATTGGCTTTGtggttttgtgtttttattgaaatactaaattattattttctattgtcTATGAAAGCAAACGAGAATACGGTTCaactgatgatgagtggtcaccgtcgatCATGGATATCAGCAAGTCAGAGGCATAGACCGTTACTGCACATAACTGTTTAAAGAGCATTTCATAGCGCTTAGGAAGTTGACTTCGTGTAGGGAAGTTCCTCCCAGAGAAGCAGTATGTGACTCGTTTATTGGCCTATTCCTTTCTGGAAATACGTACAAGGAACAGGACAGCAAGATTACATCATTTTGTTGTATTCTTCTTCTATCATCTGTGGTCTATAAGTTCGTGTCTGTGTGAGTTTTAAGACTTCCTTAGCAGCTCATGCATTAAGTTCCAAGATGTACCTATTTCGTTGGACAAGGATGTTTTTGAACATAGGAAGAATCGTAACTTGTGCGCGTCATTCCACAAAACCTGATTCTCGACAAATATACAAAGGCTAAAAGGGTATTTTACTACCTGTTCCTGCGATAAAAGTTTTAAgggttgtaatttttttagttacGTGGGTATTTCATAGCAGCGCGGGTTTTACACAGGTAGACCACAGATAACGCAGCGCAACAAGTAAAATACGATACGAATAGAACGAGACGCACGGGCAGTTATAGGACGTATAGCCGGCAAACAAGTTCATTAAAATCATTAGCATACCCACTAGAACTAACCTGTAAAACTTGTAGTCGGTTGCATTTTATCAGTCTACCCATTTCGTTCGAAAAATTTGCTGTGTCAAGTCGTAGCGTAAAATGAAATCTTTCATAGAATACTCGTCAGATTCAGATTTTCCAATCGAAAATTTACCGTACGGTGTGTTTACGTCTGATAAAAATGTAAGTAAATTTGCTATTGGGATAATATTGTATAAGTAGATATACTACCTTTAAATAAGctattttgaaagaaaaaaaacatcaatacaTATACATTTTAAGGATTTGTTTTGACACTAAAATTTAAAGAATGTTGAACTTTATCACCGCTGCttgattttgtttgttattaacCGCCTAAAATGAGATGGTTTTATCTGCAGTTCAAAACCGTTGTCAAAGTACCTACATTAAATTTAGCCGCTGCGCAATCATGCGGCTTTCacttatcgttttttttatgagataACGCACAAGTGTTTTTAAACATAGAATCAATTTGTTTCGTTCGCATTGTGCTTCGCATCAAAAATTTTgagatcattttaaatttaagctttttttctcattaataataatgataagtaGGCAGTATTTAGTTAAAACCGGGTGGAAATCATatgcacagtttttttttctttcatttatcgTGTAAATGTAGTGGATTACCGTCAGTGGTACTCATCGATAGCGCTAAGAGTGCAGCCAACACACCCTGACTGCACTTTGTATCTATTTTTGAAGAATAAAACCGGTCAAGCGTGTTTCGGACCACGAGCACTACAAGGCCTCAatagaatttaatatttttgtttgtcgtTTACAGGATTCATTTAGGGTCTCACAACATTTTTCGAATACGGCAAAATAAATTGCGCTTTCTTTTAAAGTAACATACAAAATACCTAGCGTAGGTAGGTACTCTTATAATATGATCTAAGTTAATGGGACAAGTAGGCGAATAGATCGTTTATCCTTGACCTTTTCGCGTCCTGTCTTGGCGGGCGTCTCGAGTCTGGTCGTACGAGTATCggatttattgttatatttttgaaaaCGCATATTTCCACTCTCTTGGAACTCCTATAAAGCACCatggaattttaatttacaatttctGATAGTACATTCCAAAGgttattgaaataaatgttcGGAACCTATTGTTAATGTCAATCACTTACAGAATGAGAAGATTATAGATACATTTCAGGAATAATCACGTCCCGTTTTTCCTAATACCGTTAATACTATGCGCGACTGTAAGTAGTTCTTGTGCCCTACACTTATCACAAAACCTACACAATCTATAATCAAAGCAATATTCTTTGAAAGTGTTAGCTAATACGAAGGAATAAGTTATTTCGTGATGAGCGGTGGCCATTCCTAATCAATGCCTGAGTTATCAATACAGTTCAATAACTATAACTCCTGATGCTCTTGAACTTTGTTGCAAGATAGCGTACAATTTGAAATGTTATTCAGTAGATACCGTCGTGAAATTTATGATAATTTACGATTCGGTAAGTGGTAAGCGGTTCCTTACATCGCCCGATAAGATAAATTCGTCACGCAATGTACAAtagtaacaaaaagaaacatcaaaactatttaataaaatcttttattttatttgattttatgatATGTATGTATGATATGTGTtcattagtgattttttttttttttttttattgcgtaggtgggtggacgagctcacagcccacctggtgttaagtggttactggagcccatagacatctacagcgtaaacgcgccacccaccttgaaaataGACATTGAGGTCAACATTTACTGCCTTATTTAGAACCATAATGTTCCTGACTCCCAAGATTTTAACTTGGCTATTGTCACATCCCTAAATGCAAGTACCTACATATTCGATTTGACCGCGGATGTTTCAAAACccatttacatttaatttgatGATTTCAGGCCCAAAAACACATCGGCGTGGCGATTGGAGAATGGATCTtagatttgaatattatttcacATTTATTCGATGGCCCGCTACTTAAAAGCAAGCAAAATGTATTCAAGGTATGTATTGTATTGATAAGATTTGTTATTGGCTTCGACTTTCCTGGCCCAGGGTTCCCATTGGCCGATGAGGGTCGGGTAGGTGATGTTCCTAGGTATGAAACGGCAGGAAATACGCGTTGATAACACCTTTAAAAAAGCGCAGCCGTGCGTGTAGCAAGGTTGACTTCGGTGCACCACTTGAATGAAGTTTTTCCGTGACGAATACTTTGCCTACCGACGTATTAAACAAATTAGTCTCGACATAtccttgtaaaaataataaaaaataattgaataaaataattgaataaaaatcataattgataaaaataataacgcaAATCTGGCTCATTACTTgaattttttcattataatcCAGCACATAAATAGCAGCtgattaaaaatttaatcaaaagaGAATGTTTCTAGAAAATTCCATCATATCGGATTACAACACTTTTAACACTGAATATTCTTATAACATGTTTACAGAACCAAAACGAATCTTAACAAACAAGctataagttatttatttaccagTTCTGAtctgtttaatatttaaattaattcctaTTTTGCACAATAGTAATAAACGGTCGAGATTGTTTACTTGCTTGGAAAACTTAATTTATGGTCAAGTTTATTCATATATTATGAGTAATATGTACTTATTATCATAACCAAAGTTCTCGACATAGCTCAGCGGATtaggctgaagtggcaatgagCTGGCCGTATTAGCTGTCGAACCGACAAACGTTGGGGTAAatgttcttgagtggagaccgcgaattggCAAACGTAGTATATAACGCCCCAGAATCGGTGATGATAATACAAGGTAGTTGGCAggaactggatgagagaagccgaagaTCATGCTTAGTAGCGGTCAATCTAGCattggactgctataggctgatgataatTATGTATTCATTGGTTTTAAAACCAGTGCTTAGTTCGGTCACtaatgaaatgttaattttttatcgtttttgtatttggaaatgtaaattttattatatatattatatgtctGTAATGAAAaggccgactgagtttctcgtcggatcttctcagtgggtcgcaattccgatccggtggtagatttcgcGAAGCACTACTTtcgctagggctggtgttagcaaattctttcaggtggagcccatgagctcacgcacccatccgggcgtagctggaatagcctcttaggctaccagcgaataggtaggagaaaatatgaataataaaataatgaaatgcaaatcatagaataaaaaaacggATAAAATAAAAGAGACAGAAAAAACCCCAGCCCTGTTATACGCAGGTCATTGGTCAATTGTAATCACTTATCATGTAGGTAATAGAAACACCAAAATATATGCTACATATCTCCAATTTATTCTCAAATTCTGGTCCTGCGAAATGCGATTTCGATGGAGCGACAAGCGTAGTATTATATGCGTCATAGAGAATATAATTCAGTTTACTAACAGCGATTAATCTTTCGTAGATTAATTTTACAATGTACGATACTACTATTCACGGACCGAAATCGTAAGATTCTTATTAATAAATCACGTGCAAATGACGAAGGATTTAGATGAAATTTCGTACAAAAAATCACAGTCTGGTATCACACATATTTTGATTTATTGTAAACGACACGACCTGATTCGCATTGCGCTTATCGTAATATCATACTATAAGTGTGGGTTATAGTGTGTTATAGTGATTACTCCACTAGCTGCCATCATCTTCAAACTTAAGATGcaatataacatttattttttgcagGAAGAGAAATTAAATGCGTTTATGGCACTGACCAAACCTCACTGGATCGAGGCAAGGGAAACTTTACAGAAATTGCTAGACGTTTCTAGTCCTGCGTTGCAAAACAATGCCGAACTACGTGAAAAGTTAGTTAACACACacgatttaatataatattctttcatttttattaaaagaattttctttattgcctaTCTAAAAGTGGTGTTTTCGACATCACGCTACCAATTTAGTTAGGATAAAACGGTCAAAGACTATAACTAAAGATTTCTTATGTGACAGGGCCTTCGTGAAGCAAACGAACGTTCAAATGCACGTGCCTGTTGAAGTCGGAGATTACACAGACTTCTATTCGTCGCTGCAGCACGCTACCAACGTAGGCATAATGTTCAGGGGAAAGGAGGCCGCTCTGTTCGAGAACTGGTAAGTCTGTACATAACCTACTCGATATCATTTAGGATGACAAACAATGATATTTTAgtagtcgtcttggcctaaaggataagacgtccggtgcatacgtgttgaacgatgcatcGGTGCTcggatcccaggcgggtaccaattttcctaatgaaatacgcacacaacaaatgttcacgattgacttccacggtgaaggagtaacatcgtgtaataaaaatcaaaaactcgcaaaattataattatacttaaggccttagaacttatatctcaagatgggtggcgcatttacgttgtagatgtctatgagctccagtaaccacttaacaccaggtgggctgtgagctcgtccacccacccatctaagcaataaaaaacttggTCGGTtcatcgcatgggcaaccttcctCGCGGTCCGGTGCTTTCCACTTTGCCCTAAAGACAAGGCACTCTATAGAGACATTTCCTCGCCGGGAGATATGTCCAAAAAATGATAGTAGATAGATAGTGCCCATGCGCGAGCGCGACTAGTTTGAGAGTGCGTATGgttaagtaccaccatcctgcctatttctgtttcgAGTAAACATAACATTGATTTAAAGGGCATAGCGGTTATTGCAACAACAATAAGACTACGACCTGTGTTGGGCGATGTCTCGAGGTCTCGCAGGACGAACATACAAAaggaataatataatattataatatattagctgtccgcttcgctgggcatttaaaattaacattattatttctcacccccacaaagattctcgtcCTTAACGCTCCCActactggtgtagggagtccaacactcatataaatattagcctattacatggataccaagtttcaagtcaatcggatacatggttcaTTAGTTATAACCAtaatccgtaaaaactactgtagttttatatattagtttagATAAAACATAAATACGTGAAAAAAATTACAGGAAACATCTACCGGTGGGTTATCATGGACGTTCCAGTTCTATAGTGATCTCTGGCACACCTATCCACAGGCCTTATGGACAGACCTTGCCTGTCGAAGGTAAATTGAAATACAATTCAACATGGCTGCAAATTTATTAAGTCAAATTTCTTAAGGTACGTTGAGAATAAAATTTAGCTctcgacagattcgttacgacTAGAGCGAAAAGATAAAATTTAGGAAGACCGAGAGTGAGAAAATTTGTCTATTACGTAGAAAGGGAAAGACAAAGACAAAGCGatctaggtcgtttctcttatacacagaattccctattacaaaagaaattttatttaaagataaaaaaacaaaggaaaCTACATTAAACGTATTAcaaggcgcatttacgctgtagatgtctatgggctgtgagctgtgagctcgtccacccatctaagcaataaaaaaaacctgattgtTACCTCAGGTGCGGCGCCCCACTTCGGTCCCTGCAAACTGATGGACTTCGAACTGGAGGTGGGCGCGTTTGTCGGAGGGCCCCCCACACAACTGGGCGAGAGGGTCTGCGCCAAAGATGCCGAAGACAAAATTTTTGGTTTCGTGCTTTTGAACGATTGGAGTGGTGAGTAGTATGTTAAACCAGGATTTAGGGTAAAACGCACTTTTATTGACACCTGTGCTCCCATATTCTGTCTAATGCGCCGGTCAGATACGCTCAACTCTCAACagttcagtccacgttgctatccacacagccgaggatagaCAGAAGTGGCGCAGGGTAATTCAGGAAAAAATAGTTAGAGgaagccacgaccctcagcattgaggattatcgaggCAAGGAAGAGGATTTCTCCCATGATTAGTCGTCCTACGGTGGTGAGTATCAACGAGCGAATGTATAGTACGAAGTTGTCGGGTTGACAAAGAAGCAGTAGAGAGGtaatctgtactaatattataaagcgaaAGAGTTTGtgtgtttgaacgcgctaatctcaggaactacaggtctgatttgaaaaattctttcagttttagatagcccatttattgaggaaggctataataatatcacggtaagaccaatacaagaggggtttaaatagcttccttaacattctataattcaaaaatattttcactacgtaaatgaagtggggggtaaaattttgcattATGCCAAAGttacta from Bombyx mori chromosome 3, ASM3026992v2 encodes the following:
- the Fah gene encoding fumarylacetoacetase (The RefSeq protein has 1 substitution compared to this genomic sequence) produces the protein MKSFIEYSSDSDFPIENLPYGVFTSDKNAQKHIGVAIGEWILDLNIISHLFDGPLLKSKQNVFKEEKLNAFMALTKPHWIEARETLQKLLDVSSPALQNNAELREKAFVKQTNVQMHVPVEVGDYTDFYSSLQHATNVGIMFRGKEAALFENWKHLPVGYHGRSSSIVISGTPIHRPYGQTLPVEGAAPHFGPCKLMDFELEVGAFVGGPPTQLGERVCAKDAEDKIFGFVLLNDWSARDIQKWEYIPLGPFTAKNLGSTISPWIVTLEALRPFIVDNFPQDPTPFPYLRHDDKFNFDIKLEVDIQTEKSPVVTTVCRSNYRYMYWTVKQQLAQQTVTGCNLRPGDLLGSGTISGEAADSFGSMLELSWKGTKPVRLSTGEERKFIQDGDTVTLRGHCLNATGLRIGFGRCEGKLLPAIPFQE